One Staphylococcus simiae genomic region harbors:
- a CDS encoding type 1 glutamine amidotransferase, which translates to MNELTIYHFMSDKLNLYSDIGNIIALKQRAKKRNIKVNVVEINVTEGVTFDECDIFFIGGGSDREQALATKELEKIKTPLKEAIEDGMPGLTICGGYQFLGNKYITPDGTELEGLGILDFYTQSQTERLTGDIVIESDTFGTIVGFENHGGRTYHNFGTLGQVTYGYGNNDDDKKEGIHYKNLLGTYLHGPILPKNYEITDYLLEKACERKGIPFEPKDIDNEAEQQAKQVLIDRANKNK; encoded by the coding sequence ATGAATGAATTGACTATATATCATTTTATGTCTGATAAATTAAATTTATATAGTGATATTGGCAATATTATCGCTTTAAAACAAAGAGCTAAGAAACGAAATATCAAAGTTAACGTTGTAGAAATTAATGTAACAGAAGGCGTAACTTTTGATGAATGCGATATTTTCTTTATTGGTGGCGGTAGTGATAGAGAACAAGCACTTGCTACTAAAGAATTAGAAAAAATTAAAACACCTTTAAAAGAAGCAATAGAAGATGGTATGCCAGGATTAACAATTTGTGGTGGTTACCAATTTTTAGGAAATAAATATATTACGCCTGATGGTACTGAACTTGAAGGATTAGGTATTTTAGATTTCTATACACAGTCTCAAACTGAAAGGTTAACAGGTGATATTGTTATAGAAAGTGATACATTTGGTACAATTGTTGGTTTTGAAAATCATGGAGGTAGAACATATCATAATTTTGGTACATTAGGCCAAGTGACTTATGGTTATGGTAATAACGATGATGATAAAAAAGAAGGTATCCATTATAAAAACTTACTTGGCACTTATTTGCATGGACCAATATTACCTAAAAACTATGAAATCACTGACTATTTATTAGAAAAAGCATGTGAACGTAAAGGGATTCCATTTGAACCTAAAGACATCGATAATGAAGCAGAGCAACAAGCGAAGCAAGTATTAATTGATCGTGCTAACAAAAATAAATAA
- a CDS encoding FUSC family protein, translated as MNEHWYKHFIGARTIKTGIAIFFTTLFCMALNLTPIYAILTAIVTIEPTAKASLKKGYRRLPATVMGAGFAVIFTYIFGDQSPFTYALSATFTIIFCTKLNLQVGTNVAVLTSVAMIPGINDAYMFNFLSRTLTAIIGLVTSGLINFIIFPPKYYNQVETRLSSTEQLMYKLYYNRCQELILGHIQSDKSNKAFKKLFNLNTEIETLISYQRDELSYHKKKACDWQLLNQMTKRAYTNRLFITHLSNIIYLPRNTKITFTTAERVAILTISQNIKMIVNEGTFNRESEAVNTLKHSIKALDIKDQNQIKSHLIYEFLMMYRLLDNRYA; from the coding sequence ATGAACGAACATTGGTATAAACATTTTATTGGTGCACGTACAATCAAGACAGGTATTGCTATCTTTTTCACTACTTTATTTTGTATGGCTTTAAATCTAACACCTATTTATGCCATCTTAACAGCAATTGTAACAATTGAACCTACTGCTAAAGCATCTTTAAAAAAGGGATATAGACGCTTACCTGCAACAGTTATGGGTGCAGGGTTTGCAGTGATCTTCACTTACATATTTGGTGACCAATCACCTTTTACATATGCGTTAAGTGCTACATTTACGATTATATTCTGTACTAAATTAAATCTACAAGTGGGTACAAATGTCGCGGTCTTAACATCTGTAGCTATGATTCCAGGTATCAACGATGCTTATATGTTTAACTTTTTATCTAGAACATTAACGGCGATTATTGGTTTAGTTACTTCAGGCTTAATTAACTTTATTATTTTCCCACCTAAATACTACAATCAAGTTGAAACAAGATTATCTAGCACAGAACAGTTGATGTATAAATTATATTACAATCGTTGTCAGGAGCTTATTTTGGGACATATTCAATCTGATAAAAGTAATAAAGCTTTTAAGAAATTGTTTAACTTAAATACCGAAATTGAAACACTTATTAGTTATCAACGCGATGAACTTAGTTATCATAAAAAGAAAGCGTGTGATTGGCAATTGCTCAATCAAATGACGAAACGCGCTTACACAAATCGTTTATTTATTACTCATTTATCAAATATCATATACTTACCTCGAAACACTAAAATAACATTTACAACTGCTGAACGCGTTGCTATTTTAACGATCAGTCAAAATATTAAAATGATAGTTAATGAAGGCACCTTTAATCGTGAATCTGAGGCAGTCAACACGTTAAAGCATAGTATTAAAGCACTTGATATAAAAGACCAAAACCAAATAAAGAGTCATCTTATCTACGAATTTTTAATGATGTACCGTTTACTCGATAATAGATATGCATAA
- a CDS encoding Mur ligase family protein, which yields MRQWTAIHLAKLARKASRAVGKKGTDLPGQIARKVDTNILRKLAEQVDDIVFISGTNGKTTTSNLIGHTLKENNINIIHNNEGANMAAGITSAFIMQTTPKTKIAIIEIDEGSIPRVLKEVTPSMMVFTNFFRDQMDRFGEIDIMVNNIADTISNKGIKLLLNADDPFVSRLKIASDDIVYYGMKAHAHEFEQSTMNESRYCPNCGRLLQYDYIHYNQIGHYHCQCGFKREQPTYEVSTFEVAPFLQLTINDERYDMKIAGDFNAYNALAAYTVLKELGLNYQSIKNGFETYTSDNGRMQYFKKDHKEAMINLAKNPAGMNASLSVGEQLEGRKVYVISLNDNAADGRDTSWIYDADFEKLANQDIETIIVTGNRAEELQLRLKLAEVDVPIIVERDIYKATAKTMDYTGFTVAIPNYTSLAPMLEQLNRSFEGGQS from the coding sequence ATGAGACAGTGGACTGCAATCCATCTGGCTAAGCTTGCTCGTAAAGCGAGTAGAGCAGTAGGCAAAAAAGGTACGGATTTACCTGGCCAAATTGCTAGAAAAGTGGATACTAATATTTTAAGAAAATTAGCCGAACAAGTAGATGATATTGTATTTATTAGTGGTACTAATGGTAAAACGACAACATCAAACTTAATTGGACATACACTCAAAGAAAATAATATTAATATTATTCATAATAATGAGGGCGCAAATATGGCAGCTGGTATTACATCTGCTTTTATTATGCAAACAACTCCGAAGACTAAAATTGCAATTATTGAAATTGATGAAGGATCTATACCAAGAGTATTAAAAGAAGTGACACCATCTATGATGGTATTTACTAATTTCTTTAGAGATCAAATGGATCGTTTTGGTGAAATTGATATTATGGTTAATAATATTGCCGATACAATTAGTAATAAAGGTATTAAATTATTACTTAATGCTGATGATCCTTTTGTGAGTCGTTTGAAAATTGCGAGTGATGATATTGTATATTATGGTATGAAAGCTCATGCACATGAATTTGAACAAAGTACAATGAATGAAAGTAGATATTGCCCAAATTGTGGACGTTTATTACAGTATGATTATATACATTACAATCAAATAGGTCATTATCATTGTCAATGTGGTTTCAAACGTGAACAACCAACATATGAAGTTTCTACTTTTGAAGTTGCACCATTTTTACAGTTAACGATCAATGATGAACGATATGACATGAAGATTGCTGGTGATTTTAACGCATATAATGCACTTGCAGCATATACAGTTTTAAAAGAATTAGGGTTAAATTACCAATCAATTAAAAATGGTTTTGAAACATATACGTCTGATAATGGGCGTATGCAATATTTTAAAAAAGATCACAAAGAAGCTATGATTAATTTAGCAAAAAATCCAGCTGGTATGAACGCCAGTTTATCTGTAGGTGAACAATTAGAAGGTCGTAAAGTGTATGTCATTTCATTGAATGATAATGCAGCAGATGGACGTGACACGTCATGGATTTATGATGCAGATTTTGAAAAGTTAGCTAATCAAGATATAGAAACAATCATTGTTACAGGTAATAGAGCTGAAGAATTACAATTACGCTTAAAACTTGCTGAAGTAGATGTACCAATTATAGTTGAACGTGATATCTATAAAGCAACAGCGAAAACAATGGATTATACAGGCTTTACTGTGGCGATACCTAACTATACGTCATTAGCACCAATGTTAGAACAACTTAACCGCTCATTTGAAGGAGGTCAATCATAA